In Oceanispirochaeta sp., the following are encoded in one genomic region:
- the hisC gene encoding histidinol-phosphate transaminase encodes MKIRKTLRNTTPYVAGKSRPGAIKLSSNENPLGPSPRALIAISQELNHLNRYPDGRSGILINALAEHYNLDPECFIVGNGSDEIFAMIAGTFLEEGQEVITADSTFSEYSFSGLLFGGHVIKVPLKNGRFDTEGLLGAVTDDTCLAFIANPNNPTGTFLKDSEIRSFLDRLPRDVILILDEAYAEFATHEEFCSGSDLLSTYPNLIVTRTFSKIYGLAGLRIGYAMAQPDLTQAIFRAKQAFNVNLLAQSGGAEALKDHEFINKTLALCSEGKKYLYKALEEENFFFYPSEANFICIKVDMDSKEVFDNFLKQGMAIRPLASFGMGEWIRYTIGTQEQNEEFIRLLKTLKD; translated from the coding sequence ATGAAAATCCGGAAAACACTCAGAAATACAACACCCTATGTTGCGGGAAAATCAAGACCGGGCGCCATTAAACTTTCATCCAACGAAAATCCTCTTGGACCATCCCCACGGGCACTCATTGCAATCAGTCAAGAGTTGAATCATCTGAATCGCTACCCCGACGGACGGTCGGGAATTCTGATCAATGCCCTGGCAGAACACTACAACCTGGATCCCGAATGCTTTATCGTCGGCAATGGATCTGATGAGATATTTGCTATGATTGCGGGGACCTTCCTTGAAGAGGGACAGGAAGTCATAACTGCGGACTCAACATTTTCAGAATATAGTTTTTCAGGTCTTCTTTTTGGGGGTCATGTCATAAAAGTCCCCCTGAAAAATGGCCGATTTGATACTGAAGGTCTTCTGGGAGCCGTGACGGACGATACATGTCTTGCCTTTATAGCCAATCCGAACAATCCCACAGGGACATTTCTCAAGGACAGCGAAATCCGGTCATTTTTAGACAGACTTCCCAGGGACGTGATCCTGATTCTGGATGAAGCCTATGCAGAATTTGCAACCCATGAAGAGTTCTGCTCGGGATCTGATCTGCTGTCTACCTATCCAAACCTCATAGTCACCAGAACCTTTTCTAAAATTTACGGTCTGGCAGGTCTCAGAATCGGTTATGCCATGGCACAACCGGATCTTACCCAGGCGATATTCAGGGCCAAACAGGCCTTCAATGTGAACCTGCTGGCACAAAGTGGCGGAGCTGAAGCCCTGAAGGATCATGAATTCATCAATAAGACTCTTGCTCTCTGTTCTGAAGGGAAAAAATACCTGTATAAGGCTCTTGAAGAGGAAAATTTCTTCTTTTATCCCAGTGAGGCCAACTTCATCTGCATCAAGGTGGATATGGACAGCAAAGAAGTCTTTGACAATTTCCTGAAACAGGGCATGGCCATCCGGCCTTTGGCTTCCTTCGGGATGGGCGAATGGATCCGTTATACCATAGGGACACAGGAACAGAATGAAGAGTTCATCCGTCTTTTAAAGACCCTGAAGGACTAA
- a CDS encoding PrsW family glutamic-type intramembrane protease, which yields MFFILSLLLLPQVISFLLALVPALILLRYFYVRDSRPEPRRTVSKAFLWGIFATIPALIIELLFSSNVPTGLSPLMSAAVKAFIIAARVEEACKMAVINKFIFPLPEFDEVNDGIIYTMAAG from the coding sequence ATGTTTTTCATCCTCTCCTTACTGCTCCTGCCCCAGGTCATCAGTTTTCTTCTGGCTCTTGTACCGGCCTTGATCCTTCTGAGGTATTTTTACGTAAGAGACTCCCGTCCGGAACCTCGCAGAACCGTATCCAAGGCATTCCTCTGGGGGATTTTTGCAACCATTCCGGCACTCATTATTGAACTCCTGTTCTCCAGCAACGTACCCACCGGTTTGTCCCCCCTGATGTCGGCAGCGGTAAAAGCCTTCATCATTGCAGCGCGGGTGGAAGAAGCGTGTAAAATGGCCGTGATAAACAAGTTTATCTTCCCCCTGCCCGAGTTTGATGAAGTCAATGACGGAATCATCTATACAATGGCAGCAGGAC